In Cardiocondyla obscurior isolate alpha-2009 linkage group LG07, Cobs3.1, whole genome shotgun sequence, the DNA window aaattatttcgaggGGAAAAAATTAGGCTTTACGTTATGTACGTGCGTAGAATCTAAACGTAGCGAGGAGGCTTGGCCGGACTGATCGATATGAAAGAAAAGCCCACGTAGATAACACatactctttctttcttcttctctcctttcttcgCATGTTCAGGCTCACATTGCGTTACGTACGACTACGCGCACACCTGCGGTGCATCGGAcatccctctctttctcttggtTAATACTCTCATAAATCTTCCCGTGAATTTCTAATCCATGTCCTTGCACTACCTGTGACCTACAGACACCTTCGACAGTTCTCAAGATTCCTGGTCAATcctctgtaaataaaaaaaaaacctttactAACACATCATCTTTATTAGTCTTCGTACGAGATTTACATATGATTTATCGAGTCTGCGAACTAACGCACGTGGAGTAACATTAGCTATAATTAATTCTCGCTTGAgttatataatgtatatataatatatataatatatgtataaaagaaaaacggcgATTACATAATGTCGCGAAGACGCGGTTAGCTGTACCATAAAATTagccgttaaaaaaaaaatcataaaaaaaataagagtaaAACGGTTTAGACAAACAACACGATAATAATGGTGTATAACGATCGCGCAGCGAGCTCGCGATTTCTACCGCGCTATTATTagtctctttttcttcgtggCACAATGAGAGAAGGCCACGCTGCACCCCTAAGTCCTTCCGGATCGATCTGGCTCCTCGTGAGATTCACGAATAGAGAAgactgaaataaataattcagttGTCACGCAACTGTTTATCCacggaattattaatattcctcGCGGATTCCGGAATCATCGTGGTGCTTCTCCTACGTTAGAAATAACGTAACTGACCGACTACGTAACGAGGCAGCcctttacatatattttaacaaaataatacgcGTCATAAATCTGCATATATCGTCGTCGGGCTAACGTTAGAACACGGGAGAACTTATTTCTACTACGGTCTCAGACAttactttatacatttatacaattttctaTAAACACTTTCGAGTTCTTCTAATTGCGCAAAAATACACTCTAACACGATTGAAACAATTACATTACAAGATAAGGAATTTGCAGATAAATGCAAATTCGTCGAATTTTTCTGCATAAAAATGTACCTTACAAATTGCACTGGTAGtgtgtaaaaaattttgaacatttagtcatttatgataaaaaaaaaatatataataaatataatagtatatgaaatataatttaatgtacgatatattttaagacGGATTCAACGTTGcacattaaataacaaatgcACATATGGCATATTTCGCtttgttttagaaatttttttaatagtttttcatattaattaatatttctcataCTTATAACTGATTACTTTAAAATGCTAATAAATGCTTAAGTTTCATGTTTGCCGtataactataattttttgaacgattttttaatctttaaagtGATAATAGAAATGGTAAAATGTCaataacttaaataaaaaataataaatgtaacaaaGCGAAATAAATCATATATAGACTTGTTTTTGGATTCATTTTCGAATTGTATCTCGTATATGAAGCAACATTCAATAGATTATTgtgcatattataaaaaaatgtaaaaaccaAGAGTTAATGTAAGCGTGGTAGTGATGTTACCATGCTAGTGACATTGAAGGCACttgattttcaaaattagtCTAACTAGCACTTCTTAAAACCTGattgcaataaaatgtaacattacGACGTTGTAAACAAATAATGCGTTTcacgtgcgcgtgtgcgcATTCGAAATGCAGTCTATGTTATATGGCAGTATTaagtcattttttttacaaatatctcAACAAAAAATAGAGTATactgtatgtatatttaaatattagttcctttaaataattatatacgctAAAACGTTAGTTTTATATCTCGTTACGTCGTTGAGGTTTTTGTGTAGTTTAAACTCTTGCTAAGTTCAAGACGAGAATCGCGCTCAACGCGGTTTGCGAATTATTCGCAGTCACGTCACACAATCGTTCGAGATCGCAACGATAATGCAATTCTTTCTTGAAAATCgtattatcttaattttttgttgaaaCGCATTATTTTCCAGCGTAAGTCGGATTCTTGAAGGTAGAAGTCGCTTGCTTATAGATCGGATTCTCTCCCTATAAAAAGAGtgaaataagtaattaagatatttaacTAGATTGcagtaaaaattgttattaatttaaatctcgatCTAATTATAGTTTACAACACAGAAAATACGAATATTACCGTGTCCCATTTCGCCATCATTCTTTCCTTTTCGAATCGGGCGAATTCTCGTCTATCCTGTACAGTAGTTACCAGTTTCCATAGTAACAGTAACGCGAGACCAATTAAAACCACCGCCGCAATCACGGTCAGCACGATCCCGAGCATATAGACTTGTGGCGGGCACTCGCGCTCGTTTTGAGCACGTACTTGCAAGCAGTTGGTCTCATTGTAGTAGTATACGAAATTGTACTTGCAGTCATCTTCGTCCGTACCGAAACACGGTACTTCATCATTGTCCACGTCGACAATTACGGTTTCCACGCCTTCGGGTACGAACTCTTTACAATTTCTCGCGCATTCCTCCGGATCGCTGTAATTCCCGGTACCGTACATTTGGCACTGCACACAGGGTTTCAGCTCTTCACAGCGACTTGGGCAAGTCGGGCACTTATTGCAGTGTTTACCAGAATATCGAATGTTTCCCTCCTCGTGACAAATACACTCTCCACAAATACAGTCACCCtttataaagtaaaacatttatttgcaaaaaaaatttcgagtttttgtaatatttttttaattgacaattattatattttactgtgttaaaattatatcacgaaataaaaatttaagtttattTACTGTTGCATACTTACATGGCCTGAGCAGAGTACACCATTCGTGGTTCCTGGTGCGATGCAGGAATCGTTAGAAGATCTGCAGTTACAGGATGGTCCCGTCCAGCCAGAATTACAGACACACTGACCACATTCGCAAGTGCCGTGATCAGAGCAAAGTTTGCCTTGATCACGATCGCAAGAAAAATTGTCACACTCGCAAAAATGTCCTGATATTacctgtaaaaatataaattttaaatatgtaagctatgtgtataaaatattttttttatttattgatttcaGAAAATACCTCGTCTTGATTTGTTGGCTGCTCACACTCGCACTGGCCGCAGGTACATGAGCCACGGCCGGAACAATCCACGAGAGAAGTGTTATCAGGACGACACGATTGAAAATGCTTATCAAAGCCAGTTATGTCTTGATGTGAACTACACTCGCAACGTTTACCGAAAAATCCATCGTAACATTCACAGACTCCGCATTTGAGTGTACCTACACCAGTGCATTCGGGAGAATATTCCTCGTACATATGGCCTTTACGCTCGCACTCGCAATCGCATAACATTTCCAGATTTACTGTAAGAGTTTCGTTGATACCGACCTAAGAAACAGTAATCCGATTAATACAAGGTaacacaataaaatataaaatttatatatagaacatataggaaaaaaaaaaaaaaactattgagTACATTTTTAATCACATTAACGTAATAACACGATTTACCgggtaaatgtaaaatttttgctTCCATTCCGATCTGTTGGCCGGACAGCTAGTGACCTCGATCTCCGCGATAAATTCTACCTTTGTGCCCACTTTTAATCCGTCGCACTTCGACGTCTCAACTGCTGGTCCAGTGCCCAAGCAACTCGAAAAGTATTTCACTTTGACAGCACTGCTGGCCGTGTCTTTCATTTCGACCGAACTAGATATAGCATCGTATTGCTCACGGATCAATTCCACCACGTTACTGGAATCGTCAGAGAGTTTACCAGCGAAAGACCCTTCTACATGTTTTGTAAGTCTCTTGTACACATTGATCTGTTCCTCAGTAACCGcccatataatatttattgcgttCTGTTTTACTTTTAGGTTGATCTGCGAGATGCTTGGATAGTCTTGCAAAGACGAGTGAGTGTACGTACCACCTCCGTCCAAGTGACAAAGGCCATCGTTCGGTTTGATAATACCGCCCAGCTTACCGTCGCCTGCATAGTGAAAACCAGCGTCCGTTGAGAATACCAAAAGTCGACGCGCTTTCTCACGCCAACCAATTTGATTTCGACAAACAATTGCCTGCATGATTGCATCGAAACCACCCTCTGGCGCATCCAGATTGCCAGATACAGACGCATTACGTACTAATCCCGCAAACTTGCTCGTGTCCTGAGAAAGCCTCATAATATTCCTGTATCCGTAAGGCGCCGCACAACCATCACATGGTTCGATAAGACtgaaattaaagataaagtaaatattacaaacggcgtagtatatacatacatatatatttttttaaatcagaaATCTTGACTCACGATTTTGGCACCGTATTGACATAGGGCATCACAACTTTATCGACGAAACTACCGAAACCTAGGCGGAAATTGCTCGTAATTTTGCTCATACTCTCGACCAATAATTGACCCAAGTCAGACAGCTTTTTTTTGTCATCCTCCATAGATTTGCTTAAATCCATAAGATAATAGAGATCGACAGGATAATCTTCCGCTTGAGAATATGCAAAGGACATTCTGTAAGCTTCATCTAAAACAGATTTacatgcaataaaataaaatatttacaattttaattttatctccaAACAGTAATGACTTACTTATTCTGAGTTTTAGATTCACTTCTTGTGGCCACATTTGTACAGCTTCTTGCCTTTTACTTCCACTGCTACTCCAAGTATCCTTGTGAGAATGTGAGGAAGATGAACTGGAAGACGAAAAATTGGAATACGTGCCATCAATGCTACCATACCCTCCTCCACCTCCACTGCCAGCAGAGTAGCCACCCTTTGTTAAGTTTCTATGCCGCAGCATACTGAAGACATTGTCTGGATTCCATGTATATTCAGAGGGACATGTTGCAAATATTTTGGTATTGATATTTGGAAGGAAGCACCTCTTTTCTGGGAAATTCtgcaaaagtaattattttaaaatactggAAAAGGACTAAcagagaagtaaaaaaaaaaaaaattattttacaaaacttaCTGGTGCTGCACACCAAGCACAATGTGGAGTCTGTATGCATTCATGGCATGTCTGTTTACTGATACAAAGATTTATACCAGTCAGCCTTTCTGGGGGAGGATAAATTTGTGCACAAGAGACTAAGAAGCCTGTCACCAGTACCCCCAGAAAAAGAATCCATCTTGAGCTGCCAAACATTCTGCAAAATCACAAGTaagcaaattaatatatttcaatcacagaaataataataaaaaaaaaaagaatgcaggaaattttaaaagaaggTACTATGTTCGAATTAGAGGAAAAAAGCAGCTGGACAGGCTGTGGTGGATAAAATAGCAGCTCCCAGCGAAGCCAGTGGAGTAGGGCGACTCGAATTACGTACGGTTTTGCTCCCATTTTTAGAGACTTGTCTCACAACGCGAGAAAAGAGAGCCGCGATCGACTAGAACGATCAACCGCGAATCGGTTCGGTCGTGCACTCTCCTAGCGAACGGTGCCGCTTATTCACGCAACGGCGATGCCGTCATCTTTATATTTGCGGAGCATCATCACTTCGCTGTCCGCGCGTACGAACGATAAGCGGGCGGTGCATTCGTGCCGCGAGCGCAGCGAGATAACGAGAGGTACGCGGAGAAAAGCGCGCCGGGCGTGCTTACTTATCTGCGGGAGACGAAGCGTCTTTCCTccttcgttctttttcttccccgcGCGATTCTACAGCATCACAGGCGCAATGTTTGGCCGACGTTTCCCTGGTCGTCACTTCGGATCACCATAAATGGCAATCCATCAAACGAACGCGAACGACGCGCACGCACCACTCCGCAGGGAGTGTTCGCCACGCTCGCTTCTGGTCTGGCATTCGTCCGCTGCGAGTGCGGCCAAGTTTACGAGCGTCGCCGATTGGCCCTCCGATTGAACGGCGTACCAACTTCATTACGAGTGCGTCCGCAAGAGGATTAGTTACGGCCGTGTTACAGCACTTCCGGACGTCGAGCCCTTAGCTCTTGGAGTTCACGCTTCGCTAACGCGATTGAGGATGCAAATCAACATTTTAAGGTAACTTGTATTAAGATCCGATCGATTTGATTAGCGAGAGCGTTGAATTATAACTATCGCGTTCCGCTGACCGGGGGAGACACAATTTTTCCATCGTCTCATAATCGTACTTGATAACCTGAAAATTTAACAGAATGCAAGTCGTACGATGAAAATATATTCCGCGCGGGCGATTTGTGGTTTAGCATCGTCACATTTTGAATTGCAGTTGATTACGCGTTGCATATAAAACTCACGTAGTGCGGGCATCGGACCACTCCGAAGTTGCCAGCGCCACTTTCGAATCGGTCGGTTTGCCAGTTAGGAAATGGAGGCGAGCGGGACGGATCGTCGTCGCGGTGCGTGAGATCTCGCGAGGTATATCACGCATTATTAATCCGTAATTCAAGCAACAGGTGAGAAAAAAAGCAGCGGATATACTTTGCGGTGCTTCCGCAACTGACATTTTCCAAGTGTCTGTGTGTTTAATCTCACGAGATGATATTTCTCGTTTCAGTCGTTCCGAGAGACACGAACAAGTATGTCTTCCGCTTCGAGCGCGAAGAGGATGGAAGACGCAGAGACAATTGACGAACGGCGTAAGTGCAACGAAGTGATTCTTTCACGTCGCTGTCGCGATTTACGTAGAGCCGCCCGCGATTGAGATTGTTCTTCGTACGTGAATCGTTTGCCAGTGCCAAATGAAGGACCAGATGACGGAGACGAGTAACGAGAAATCGGAAGGAGACTCGATCAGGCGTCCAACGAAACAGTTACATGGTgagtgattttaattaaaaattatttttgcttgaatttttattcctaCGCCTGTGCAGATATttcaattgtattttatttgcaggATAATTCAGATTGCGGAGAATTTTCGAGAGTCGCGGAGGAGGATGCAGGGCGACCACTACAAAATCGTCGGCGAGCAGCTCGTCCGAGGTcaaaggacaaaaaaaaatctgccgTGTAGCCGCGCGTTTAAATCACATACGTCGTCTCATCGTCGCCCGAAGCCGTGCCCGGCTTTTCGCAGAGGACACGGCGCAGCAATCATTTCATTTCGGTAAGTGACCATCGTTTGTCATTTATGTTTTTATCGATAGAAAGACTGACACTCGAGAGCAACACGACGCTCAGATATGTCAGTCGAAGAGGTTATCTTTTTCGGCTAGAGAAAAATATCGTTCTCAGGTTTCTCGCGTACTCTAGTTCGGTTCTCGATTTAGCGACGTGTTAGCAGATGGCAGTAATATTATCGAAGAAAATTGCGAGCGTCGAGCCTTGCTTCTCTTGGTCGTCGTGGAGATGGCGTGAAGGTCCACTTTCCGAATTTTTCTGCTTGCATTTTTTGTGCAATTCTTTTCGTGCAAGTTCGGACACTACTCAAATTTAGTTaacagtaattattaatttatttaattgtcagatttttctcaaaaatcGTTCGAGAATTTCCACTTTTATgaaatacctttttttttacattacttgaatgaatatattataatatatcgcTAAAAAGAATGTTTTGGATAGGgcgtgcaaataaataaaattaacaaacagGAAATTCtgataatacattttattatcattagcATCGTTTACAATATAAGGTACATGCACCGACTTGCGTTTTTCGTAACAAGATTcgtttcctctctcttctctccttattttattttattttcttcggcTTCCCAGTACGAACTGGAAAGTTGCGCTTGACTCACGGAAAGCGAGAGAAGAAGAGGCATCGGCTCGTTACGAATTAAGCGCAAGGCGGACGATTAATCCGCAGATGGAAGAGGAAAGGGAAGGGATACAATACGAAGCTCTACAAGACATTCGTTAGCattagttaaataaataaaaagtggcGCGTCCCTCTCGAAGAACGGCTTAATGATTCATAAATAACTAGGTACAAACGCGAGGTGCCTTCCTTCGTCGTCTTCTCTAATATCGGTTCTCACGAAATGcgctcgaaattaatttcgcgtacATCTCTAGaactaaaataaatagcgAGGTTCACTGGCAAGCTGCGCTAACTCACTACGTGGCTTAAATGATCCTGCGACGTTCTACGGGAAGGAATTCGGCACGCGCGTTTCGTTCGACTTAGCGCAACTAAAGAATAGGTAACAACAATTATGGCGACAGTGgcaataagtaataaatacaGGTGAAACGccgtgtaataataattcgcaTTTCTATACTTggatcgcgcgcgatcgagaTCGCTTTTACGTTCGCCAGTCCCGTGTCGACGACTTCCCATATTCGGATTCGTAGTCCGTTAGTGctggataaaatttttacgtgcTAGATGAAACAGCCGTGTCGCGCGACGCAAGCGAGGAGGAGCAGGGATTCTCTTAATTcgatttcttctttttttcttttttcttttttcttttgtcgttCTATTTTTGATTTGGTGCGTCTATTGTCGCTGGTTAACACTTGGTCTGTTAGACGTGACCAAGAAAGTAGTGTCGATTAAATAATTGGCTCACAGTTGATCAAGTTCTTTCTCCTGTCTTCTCTCACcgatacatattaaaatgtcTATGGACGTGTGAAATTGATTACGCGCGAGAATTATCTCTCGCGAAATAACACCCTGATATCCTGATCGAAGTCCAAAAGCCCgaggtatttttaattaggGATTACAGTATTTGgaatagtattttaattttttttccgctttcgAGGGAtcgtgtttaattattttttcggcAGTTATCTAcgctaaataattttcgttcaAAGCTTATGACAGGAAAGACAGCACGGGactaatacatttataattaggaatatttaaatattcgataaaCACACCATTTATTTTCGGCATAAATAGTATTTATTTGTCGTAGTTACGGCTTcttgaatctttttttttttacaacaataTACGTATGTACTATCTCTCGCCGAAAAATAATAGTTGCCTACTTAATCgctcaattatttaattgacaccattctttttaaacggtcgattttattttggaaagaaaaagaagaaacggtTTATTACGTGTTCTACCATCGACGAGGTGTTGTTAAGCAGATTTCAATTACGTTTCCTTCGGATAAAATAACGaaggcttctttttttttacgaaaatctCTTTTACTGCGAAATCGAGTATTTTCTCTCTTAAATCATTTCAGATTAATTTAGTCGCGTGAAATATAACGTGTTTCGAAacgtaattaaacgttaataaattattagctCAAATTTGATGTTGATTTCTCGTGTATCTCTCTCAATTCCGTTTAGATTAATATCAATACGACCTTAAGAAgatctttttcttcccttcttttttttttttctctcggaaATGCGGGGTCGTATTCGTTGCATGAAAAAGCGAAGATAAT includes these proteins:
- the Mys gene encoding integrin beta-PS isoform X2, whose translation is MFGSSRWILFLGVLVTGFLVSCAQIYPPPERLTGINLCISKQTCHECIQTPHCAWCAAPNFPEKRCFLPNINTKIFATCPSEYTWNPDNVFSMLRHRNLTKGGYSAGSGGGGGYGSIDGTYSNFSSSSSSSSHSHKDTWSSSGSKRQEAVQMWPQEVNLKLRINEAYRMSFAYSQAEDYPVDLYYLMDLSKSMEDDKKKLSDLGQLLVESMSKITSNFRLGFGSFVDKVVMPYVNTVPKSLIEPCDGCAAPYGYRNIMRLSQDTSKFAGLVRNASVSGNLDAPEGGFDAIMQAIVCRNQIGWREKARRLLVFSTDAGFHYAGDGKLGGIIKPNDGLCHLDGGGTYTHSSLQDYPSISQINLKVKQNAINIIWAVTEEQINVYKRLTKHVEGSFAGKLSDDSSNVVELIREQYDAISSSVEMKDTASSAVKVKYFSSCLGTGPAVETSKCDGLKVGTKVEFIAEIEVTSCPANRSEWKQKFYIYPVGINETLTVNLEMLCDCECERKGHMYEEYSPECTGVGTLKCGVCECYDGFFGKRCECSSHQDITGFDKHFQSCRPDNTSLVDCSGRGSCTCGQCECEQPTNQDEVISGHFCECDNFSCDRDQGKLCSDHGTCECGQCVCNSGWTGPSCNCRSSNDSCIAPGTTNGVLCSGHGDCICGECICHEEGNIRYSGKHCNKCPTCPSRCEELKPCVQCQMYGTGNYSDPEECARNCKEFVPEGVETVIVDVDNDEVPCFGTDEDDCKYNFVYYYNETNCLQVRAQNERECPPQVYMLGIVLTVIAAVVLIGLALLLLWKLVTTVQDRREFARFEKERMMAKWDTGENPIYKQATSTFKNPTYAGK
- the Mys gene encoding integrin beta-PS isoform X1, translated to MGAKPMFGSSRWILFLGVLVTGFLVSCAQIYPPPERLTGINLCISKQTCHECIQTPHCAWCAAPNFPEKRCFLPNINTKIFATCPSEYTWNPDNVFSMLRHRNLTKGGYSAGSGGGGGYGSIDGTYSNFSSSSSSSSHSHKDTWSSSGSKRQEAVQMWPQEVNLKLRINEAYRMSFAYSQAEDYPVDLYYLMDLSKSMEDDKKKLSDLGQLLVESMSKITSNFRLGFGSFVDKVVMPYVNTVPKSLIEPCDGCAAPYGYRNIMRLSQDTSKFAGLVRNASVSGNLDAPEGGFDAIMQAIVCRNQIGWREKARRLLVFSTDAGFHYAGDGKLGGIIKPNDGLCHLDGGGTYTHSSLQDYPSISQINLKVKQNAINIIWAVTEEQINVYKRLTKHVEGSFAGKLSDDSSNVVELIREQYDAISSSVEMKDTASSAVKVKYFSSCLGTGPAVETSKCDGLKVGTKVEFIAEIEVTSCPANRSEWKQKFYIYPVGINETLTVNLEMLCDCECERKGHMYEEYSPECTGVGTLKCGVCECYDGFFGKRCECSSHQDITGFDKHFQSCRPDNTSLVDCSGRGSCTCGQCECEQPTNQDEVISGHFCECDNFSCDRDQGKLCSDHGTCECGQCVCNSGWTGPSCNCRSSNDSCIAPGTTNGVLCSGHGDCICGECICHEEGNIRYSGKHCNKCPTCPSRCEELKPCVQCQMYGTGNYSDPEECARNCKEFVPEGVETVIVDVDNDEVPCFGTDEDDCKYNFVYYYNETNCLQVRAQNERECPPQVYMLGIVLTVIAAVVLIGLALLLLWKLVTTVQDRREFARFEKERMMAKWDTGENPIYKQATSTFKNPTYAGK